In Helicobacter bilis, a genomic segment contains:
- a CDS encoding methylenetetrahydrofolate reductase: MLEQLITKLQSNEPFLSVEVSPSLSSTIGQSVIDELESLSQADCFVCTDSPLARLKPSSILSSIKLQNALKKPLICTLSMRDRNSIALCGDILGANEFGLRSFLSLSGDGVKNGDCAGAKGVFEESSLKLGRIIDGLNQGIAANGKVLKDSVETIYNFSVINSYANNTESLKKKMLKKLSNSAVQGLFTQPVFSLEAARFLLESMESINKELGQNCVMILGFFPVLSYKVALFLRDKLPGVYIPNEWVQKLEKASIKGKEVERKIGLELSRELFKDLQTLHNKFHFMSANKPSLLREFVQD, translated from the coding sequence ATGTTAGAGCAACTCATCACTAAACTCCAAAGTAACGAGCCATTTTTAAGCGTAGAAGTCTCGCCAAGCCTTAGCTCTACAATCGGGCAAAGCGTAATAGATGAGTTAGAATCTTTAAGCCAAGCAGATTGTTTTGTTTGCACAGATTCCCCACTTGCACGGCTCAAACCCTCTTCAATCCTAAGCTCTATCAAGCTACAAAATGCCCTAAAAAAGCCCTTAATCTGCACGCTTTCAATGCGAGATAGAAACTCCATTGCCTTGTGTGGCGATATTTTGGGGGCAAATGAGTTTGGACTTCGCTCCTTTTTAAGTCTTAGTGGCGATGGGGTGAAAAATGGCGATTGTGCGGGGGCTAAGGGCGTATTTGAAGAAAGTTCTCTAAAACTAGGCAGGATTATAGATGGGCTAAATCAAGGCATAGCAGCAAATGGCAAGGTGCTAAAGGATAGCGTGGAGACAATCTATAATTTTTCAGTTATTAATTCCTATGCCAACAACACAGAATCTTTAAAAAAGAAAATGCTAAAAAAGCTTAGTAATTCAGCGGTGCAAGGGCTTTTTACTCAACCTGTATTCTCACTTGAAGCCGCAAGGTTTTTACTTGAGAGTATGGAATCTATAAATAAAGAGCTAGGGCAAAACTGCGTGATGATTCTAGGATTTTTCCCTGTGCTAAGTTATAAGGTGGCGTTATTTTTGCGGGATAAACTGCCCGGCGTGTATATCCCAAATGAATGGGTGCAAAAGCTAGAAAAGGCGAGTATTAAAGGCAAAGAAGTAGAGCGAAAAATCGGCTTAGAGCTATCAAGGGAGCTTTTTAAGGATTTACAAACATTGCATAATAAATTCCACTTTATGAGTGCGAATAAACCGAGTTTGCTAAGGGAGTTTGTGCAGGATTAA
- a CDS encoding copper resistance protein CopD translates to MEAIYPYMLTLHLLCAIIFLGFIFTDVVLLSPLKKALGDELADKIFSIVSKRGVKIMPLCLLLLLLSGGAMISRYVGTTQGFFDSALQVLLMIKVVLALCIVCMVVVSLSCKFLGLKNPLAKSIHKVALVLGFFIVVLAKMAFYM, encoded by the coding sequence ATGGAAGCAATCTATCCGTATATGCTTACGCTGCATTTGCTTTGTGCGATTATATTTTTAGGATTTATTTTCACCGATGTGGTGTTGCTTAGTCCGCTAAAAAAGGCACTTGGCGATGAGTTAGCCGATAAGATCTTTAGTATTGTCTCAAAGCGGGGTGTGAAGATAATGCCCCTTTGTCTGCTTTTGCTGCTGCTGAGTGGTGGGGCGATGATAAGCCGCTATGTAGGCACAACGCAAGGATTTTTTGACTCGGCTTTGCAGGTGCTATTGATGATAAAAGTCGTGTTGGCGTTGTGTATTGTGTGTATGGTGGTTGTGTCTTTGTCGTGTAAGTTTTTAGGACTAAAAAATCCATTGGCAAAGAGCATTCATAAGGTGGCTTTGGTGCTTGGATTTTTCATCGTGGTGTTAGCAAAAATGGCATTTTATATGTGA
- a CDS encoding group III truncated hemoglobin: MQKKFDVINEDSIIRLMDIFYNKVRFDKRGLGDVFNAKIGSDDMAWEKHKAKIATFWQGMLLNSGDYSGHPLKAHLDLPPFPRELFAVWLKLFKQSLESVYAKEEHIVMIMERAEMIAKRFMFMLYESGYNR; encoded by the coding sequence ATGCAGAAAAAATTTGATGTGATAAATGAAGATTCTATTATTAGGCTTATGGATATTTTTTATAATAAGGTGCGTTTTGATAAGCGTGGGCTAGGCGATGTGTTTAATGCTAAAATTGGCAGTGATGATATGGCGTGGGAGAAGCATAAGGCAAAGATTGCGACATTTTGGCAGGGTATGCTTTTAAATAGTGGCGATTATAGCGGACACCCTTTGAAAGCCCATCTTGACTTGCCCCCTTTTCCTAGAGAGCTTTTTGCTGTGTGGTTAAAGCTTTTTAAGCAGAGTTTAGAATCTGTGTATGCAAAAGAAGAGCATATTGTAATGATTATGGAAAGGGCAGAGATGATAGCGAAGCGATTTATGTTTATGCTGTATGAGAGTGGGTATAATAGGTAG
- a CDS encoding Crp/Fnr family transcriptional regulator, which produces MQKLFNILEQIGNKRTYQNGEILFLQGAMPTHLYLLLSGKVRLYKTKEHISSTQLTLHTLSSPQFIAEMPFFMQSPYPANAECASICEIIAISQESFHTHCLGNSEICLLFITSLCKKIQILESHIALQNQSLQEKVLSYLSHNKDSLHTLTQRHIANALNIAPESLSRTLKTLKTQGILTTHKGKVTLL; this is translated from the coding sequence ATGCAAAAACTTTTTAATATTTTAGAGCAAATCGGCAATAAACGCACATATCAAAACGGCGAGATTCTATTCCTTCAAGGTGCTATGCCTACGCATTTATACCTACTTCTTAGCGGCAAAGTGCGACTTTATAAGACAAAGGAGCATATCTCAAGCACACAGCTAACGCTACACACACTTTCATCTCCGCAATTCATCGCTGAAATGCCCTTTTTTATGCAAAGCCCCTATCCAGCAAATGCCGAATGTGCCTCAATATGCGAGATTATCGCTATAAGCCAAGAGAGTTTCCACACGCATTGTTTGGGTAATAGCGAGATTTGTTTGCTTTTTATCACTTCATTATGTAAAAAGATACAGATTCTAGAATCTCACATTGCCCTGCAAAATCAAAGTTTGCAAGAAAAAGTCCTAAGCTATCTCTCACACAACAAAGATAGCCTCCACACACTCACCCAACGACACATCGCAAACGCCCTAAATATCGCACCAGAATCCCTATCCCGCACCCTAAAAACCCTAAAAACACAGGGCATACTTACCACGCATAAGGGTAAGGTTACACTACTCTAG
- a CDS encoding outer membrane beta-barrel protein has protein sequence MRKIVSISAVLCSIAFANNSMSMQQDYIDNPYDNMSQTSTHNQDMRNDNGWGGLSPEKESYNAKKRGWFIGFNIPFANIHSRLYTGNLLSITTLDIKGRLAGFGVKGGYQTFQDKIPSLYLWGNRFYMSYDYMGATLDGQSNPTATKSDKSIYVQNILFHVDAIIDIPFNFKKPNSGLSVSFGVLLGGHSHYTGISKMSFSLALGIEAGVGVNIAAKHRIEYTWQFLLPYGKEEIGNYAKPLVSNSIYSTADSLKNSMFSSVSYSYVF, from the coding sequence ATGAGAAAAATAGTAAGTATAAGTGCAGTATTGTGTAGCATAGCATTTGCGAATAACTCTATGTCAATGCAACAAGATTACATAGACAACCCCTATGACAATATGTCGCAAACTAGCACACACAATCAAGATATGAGAAATGATAATGGCTGGGGCGGACTTAGTCCAGAAAAAGAAAGTTATAATGCAAAGAAGAGGGGTTGGTTTATAGGCTTTAATATTCCATTTGCAAATATTCATTCGCGGCTTTATACCGGCAATTTATTATCCATTACAACATTAGATATAAAAGGCAGATTAGCTGGATTTGGAGTAAAGGGAGGGTATCAAACCTTTCAAGATAAGATTCCATCATTATATTTATGGGGTAATAGATTTTATATGAGCTATGACTATATGGGTGCGACACTTGATGGGCAAAGTAATCCAACTGCCACAAAGAGCGACAAATCAATTTATGTGCAAAATATTTTATTTCATGTAGATGCTATTATAGATATTCCATTTAATTTTAAAAAGCCAAATTCTGGTTTAAGTGTATCTTTTGGTGTGTTGCTTGGCGGACATTCTCATTATACCGGGATTTCAAAGATGAGTTTCTCTCTTGCATTGGGGATTGAAGCTGGAGTTGGGGTAAATATTGCTGCAAAGCATAGAATCGAATATACATGGCAGTTTCTATTGCCATATGGCAAGGAAGAAATTGGAAATTATGCAAAACCACTTGTTTCTAACAGCATATATTCCACTGCTGATAGCCTAAAAAACTCAATGTTTTCAAGTGTAAGTTATAGCTATGTGTTTTAA